In the Clostridium sporogenes genome, one interval contains:
- a CDS encoding glycosyltransferase → MNIINGIVHYSSKAITYIVYFISMYYLIISLFGIYRKKNNKNIDDKTKFALIVAAHNEELVIGNIVESLKMMDYDKNLYDIFVIADNCTDKTAEIARKKGAIVQERFDKKRRGKGYALEWMFNIIFKMDKKYDAIAVFDADNLVHKNFLKEMNKKMCKGYKVVQGYLDSKNPEDTWITGSYSIAFWTCNRMFQLARYNLGLSSQLGGTGFCIDTGILKELGWGATCLTEDLEFSCKIILNGYKVGWAHDAIIYDEKPLTLTQSWKQRKRWMQGFADVSSRYFFKLMKKAIKSFNFTAFDCALYSIQPFVAILLGLSAIISLFRYAMKAANMVTNFNSVVYSIDFNFITILIILFSLFQIIYTPLILILEKKFTLKVLLYYIVYPIYAITWFPISIQGIMDKDNKEWSHTIHTRSMNIDELEKVN, encoded by the coding sequence TTGAATATTATAAATGGAATAGTACATTATAGCTCCAAAGCAATAACATACATAGTTTATTTCATATCAATGTATTATCTTATAATTTCTCTTTTTGGTATATATAGAAAAAAGAATAATAAGAATATTGATGATAAAACAAAATTTGCTCTTATTGTAGCAGCACATAATGAGGAACTAGTTATAGGTAACATAGTAGAGAGTTTAAAGATGATGGACTATGATAAAAATTTATATGATATTTTTGTAATTGCAGATAATTGTACTGATAAAACTGCTGAAATTGCAAGAAAAAAAGGAGCTATTGTACAAGAAAGGTTTGACAAAAAACGAAGAGGAAAAGGTTATGCGCTAGAATGGATGTTTAATATAATATTCAAAATGGACAAAAAATATGATGCTATAGCAGTATTTGATGCAGATAATTTAGTTCATAAAAATTTCTTAAAAGAAATGAATAAAAAGATGTGCAAAGGATATAAGGTAGTTCAAGGTTATTTGGATAGTAAAAATCCTGAGGATACTTGGATAACAGGAAGCTATTCCATTGCTTTTTGGACTTGTAATAGAATGTTTCAGCTTGCAAGATACAATTTAGGATTATCTAGTCAATTAGGTGGCACTGGTTTTTGTATAGATACAGGTATATTAAAAGAACTTGGATGGGGTGCTACTTGTCTTACAGAGGATTTAGAGTTTTCTTGTAAAATTATATTAAATGGATATAAAGTAGGCTGGGCTCACGATGCTATAATATATGATGAAAAACCTTTAACATTAACTCAATCATGGAAACAAAGGAAAAGATGGATGCAAGGCTTTGCGGATGTATCTAGTAGATACTTTTTTAAACTTATGAAAAAGGCTATTAAGAGCTTTAATTTTACAGCTTTTGATTGTGCACTTTATAGTATACAACCTTTTGTAGCTATACTTTTAGGGTTGTCAGCTATAATAAGTTTATTTAGATATGCTATGAAAGCAGCAAATATGGTTACTAATTTTAATAGTGTAGTTTATTCTATAGATTTTAATTTTATAACTATATTAATAATATTATTTTCATTGTTTCAGATAATATATACACCTTTAATATTAATTTTGGAAAAAAAATTCACATTAAAAGTATTATTATATTATATAGTTTATCCTATATATGCTATAACTTGGTTTCCTATTTCAATACAAGGAATTATGGATAAAGACAATAAGGAATGGAGTCATACAATTCATACTAGAAGTATGAATATAGATGAACTGGAAAAAGTTAACTAG
- the ftsA gene encoding cell division protein FtsA — translation MEDYVIGVDIGSSKVCAAAGKRDKYGQAKIIGVTSAECHGMKNGIIIDIDSTAESIKNCITRLESIVDTNIKSFYISLPGRIGTLISSQGMVAISSDENEITKKDVNRVKRATQIINVPNDKEIVDIIPKEYIVDGYNNIKDPIGMSGNRMELDAYLVLAETTVINNLLKTVQKAGYNILGVVFAPIADAKAALKEEEMDQGSALIDVGSDSMDISIYKDGILTKTDNISIGGSSITNDISICLKIPFSEAEKLKIKYGVIGKNNLDLDGQIKVNIGYNNDITINLETLTKVVEARVEELLILVQKKLKQSGQFEDISNIVIVGGGLSLIKGIEEFGKYIFNKSFRVGSPEYVGAANPIYVSSVGVVKSLITPVKIQNDNLKNKEAAITKEDTSHYKDENEGKGVFLKIKEFLTEFF, via the coding sequence ATGGAGGATTACGTAATAGGAGTGGATATAGGGTCCTCAAAAGTTTGTGCAGCAGCAGGAAAGCGTGACAAATATGGACAAGCAAAAATAATAGGAGTTACTTCTGCTGAGTGTCATGGAATGAAAAATGGAATAATAATTGATATAGATAGTACAGCAGAGTCTATTAAAAATTGCATTACTAGATTAGAAAGTATAGTAGATACAAATATAAAGAGTTTTTATATTTCCCTACCAGGAAGGATAGGTACATTAATATCTAGTCAAGGTATGGTAGCTATATCCTCTGATGAGAATGAAATAACAAAAAAAGATGTAAATAGAGTTAAAAGAGCTACTCAAATAATTAATGTTCCTAACGATAAAGAAATAGTTGATATAATTCCTAAAGAATATATTGTAGATGGATATAACAATATAAAAGATCCAATAGGTATGAGTGGTAATAGAATGGAATTAGATGCATATTTAGTATTGGCTGAAACTACCGTAATAAATAATTTATTAAAAACAGTTCAAAAAGCAGGTTATAATATATTAGGAGTAGTTTTTGCACCTATAGCTGATGCTAAAGCAGCATTAAAAGAAGAAGAAATGGATCAAGGGTCAGCTCTAATAGATGTAGGGTCTGATTCTATGGATATTTCTATATATAAAGATGGTATTTTAACTAAAACTGACAATATATCTATAGGTGGAAGTAGTATAACAAATGATATATCCATATGCTTAAAGATACCTTTTTCTGAAGCTGAAAAATTAAAGATAAAATATGGAGTAATAGGAAAAAATAATTTAGATTTAGATGGTCAAATAAAAGTAAATATAGGTTATAATAATGATATAACAATTAATTTAGAAACTTTAACAAAAGTTGTAGAAGCTAGGGTAGAAGAATTATTAATTTTGGTACAAAAAAAGTTAAAACAAAGTGGACAATTTGAAGATATATCAAATATAGTTATAGTAGGGGGAGGTCTTTCGTTAATAAAAGGTATAGAAGAATTTGGAAAGTACATATTCAATAAAAGTTTCAGAGTTGGAAGTCCAGAGTATGTTGGGGCTGCAAATCCTATATATGTATCTTCAGTAGGAGTAGTTAAAAGTCTAATTACTCCCGTAAAAATTCAAAATGATAATTTAAAAAATAAAGAGGCTGCTATTACTAAAGAAGATACATCACATTATAAAGATGAAAACGAAGGAAAAGGTGTGTTTTTAAAAATAAAGGAATTTTTAACAGAATTTTTTTAA
- the ftsZ gene encoding cell division protein FtsZ: protein MLDFDVDVQQFAQIKVIGCGGGGNNAVNRMIIEGLKNVEFIAINTDKQALMLSQASQKIQIGDKLTKGLGAGANPEIGKKAAEESKEEISQAIKGADMVFITAGMGGGTGTGAAPVIAEIAKSMGILTVGVVTKPFPFEGRKRLIHAEMGINTLKERVDTLVTIPNERLLSIVDKKTSLMDSFKMADDVLKQGVQGISDLITIPGLVNLDFADVRTIMLDKGLAHMGVGKGTGDNRAQEAAKQAISSPLLETSIVGATGVLLNITGGNDLGLLEINEAAEIVQEAADPDANIIFGAVIDENLKDELRITVIATGFESDRLENKNIEKEEKDITKESNKREDREEQSSTYEQHIDENDLEIPAFLRRQRK from the coding sequence GTGCTAGATTTCGATGTTGATGTACAGCAATTTGCTCAAATAAAGGTTATTGGATGTGGTGGCGGAGGAAACAATGCTGTAAATAGAATGATAATAGAAGGATTAAAAAATGTAGAATTTATAGCTATAAATACAGATAAACAAGCTCTAATGCTTTCACAGGCGTCTCAAAAGATTCAAATAGGTGATAAGTTAACAAAAGGATTAGGAGCAGGGGCTAATCCAGAAATAGGTAAAAAGGCTGCAGAAGAAAGTAAAGAAGAAATTTCTCAAGCAATAAAAGGAGCCGATATGGTGTTTATAACAGCAGGTATGGGCGGAGGAACTGGTACTGGAGCAGCTCCAGTAATTGCAGAAATAGCTAAATCTATGGGGATACTTACAGTAGGTGTAGTAACTAAGCCTTTCCCTTTTGAAGGAAGAAAAAGATTAATTCATGCAGAAATGGGAATAAATACTTTAAAAGAGAGAGTAGATACTTTAGTTACAATTCCAAATGAAAGATTATTAAGCATAGTAGATAAAAAGACAAGCTTAATGGATTCCTTTAAAATGGCAGATGATGTTTTAAAACAAGGTGTCCAAGGTATATCAGACTTGATTACTATACCAGGACTTGTTAACCTAGACTTTGCAGATGTTAGAACTATAATGTTAGATAAAGGATTAGCTCATATGGGTGTAGGTAAAGGAACAGGAGATAATAGAGCACAGGAAGCAGCTAAGCAAGCTATATCAAGTCCACTATTAGAAACATCAATTGTTGGAGCTACAGGAGTACTTCTTAATATAACTGGAGGAAATGATTTAGGTTTATTAGAAATAAATGAAGCAGCAGAGATTGTACAAGAAGCAGCAGATCCAGATGCTAATATTATATTTGGAGCAGTTATAGATGAAAACTTAAAAGATGAGTTAAGAATAACTGTAATTGCTACAGGTTTTGAAAGCGATAGATTGGAAAATAAAAATATTGAAAAAGAAGAAAAAGATATAACAAAAGAATCTAATAAGAGAGAAGATAGAGAAGAACAATCATCTACATACGAACAGCATATAGATGAAAATGATTTAGAGATACCAGCCTTTTTAAGAAGACAAAGAAAGTAA
- the spoIIGA gene encoding sigma-E processing peptidase SpoIIGA, with protein MVVYLDVMILENFIVNLFILFLTSQTLKINNKILYLLISSLLGSLYILVLIIPSLALFNKLIFKILIAFMLILIAFHKKDLMFNIKATVVYIVYSMIIAGICVFLECNKIKSNTSLTIENFSYKKLMMAMMIIYIVGNKLIWYIKDRKDISSFIYDVDIILQKDQKSVRAFLDTGNELREPATNLPVLVVEKDVFSNVNLDSYDKFYIPYRVVNGNSGNLKGFKPNYIDVHVGDKKEKKEVIIALSEGKLSAIKDYRALLSRGII; from the coding sequence TTGGTGGTTTATCTAGATGTTATGATATTAGAAAATTTTATTGTAAATTTATTTATACTTTTTCTAACTTCTCAAACTTTAAAAATCAATAATAAAATTTTATATTTATTAATATCTTCATTGTTAGGAAGCTTGTATATATTAGTACTTATTATACCTTCTCTTGCATTATTTAATAAACTTATATTCAAAATTTTAATAGCTTTTATGTTAATTTTAATAGCCTTTCATAAAAAAGACTTAATGTTTAATATAAAAGCTACAGTAGTTTATATAGTTTATTCTATGATTATTGCAGGTATATGTGTTTTCTTAGAATGTAATAAAATAAAATCTAATACCTCTTTAACTATAGAAAATTTTTCTTATAAAAAACTTATGATGGCTATGATGATTATATATATTGTTGGGAATAAATTGATATGGTATATAAAAGATAGAAAAGATATAAGCAGTTTTATATATGATGTGGATATAATACTTCAAAAGGATCAGAAAAGTGTTAGAGCTTTTTTAGATACAGGTAATGAACTTAGAGAACCTGCTACAAATCTCCCAGTATTAGTGGTGGAAAAAGATGTATTTAGTAATGTAAATTTAGATTCTTATGATAAATTTTATATACCTTATAGGGTTGTAAATGGTAATTCAGGTAATCTTAAAGGGTTTAAACCTAATTATATAGATGTGCATGTAGGAGACAAAAAAGAAAAAAAAGAAGTTATAATAGCGCTTTCGGAAGGCAAACTTAGTGCTATAAAAGACTATAGAGCACTTTTATCTAGAGGAATTATATAG
- the sigE gene encoding RNA polymerase sporulation sigma factor SigE: MISLKVLLNRILIKFKMFFKNVYYIGGNDALPPPLSKEEEEYFVQRLINGDEKVRSVLIERNLRLVVYIARKFENTGICIEDLVSVGTIGLIKAVNTFKPDKKIKLATYASRCIENEILMYLRRNSKVKAEISFYEPLNIDWDGNELLLSDILGTDNDEVYNLIEDEVDKQLLLLAMKKLNEREKEIVRLRFGLNGKREKTQKEVADMLGISQSYISRLEKRIIKTLKKEINKMV; this comes from the coding sequence ATGATAAGTTTAAAAGTATTACTAAACAGAATATTAATAAAGTTTAAAATGTTTTTTAAAAATGTTTATTACATAGGTGGGAATGATGCACTTCCGCCCCCACTTTCAAAAGAAGAGGAAGAATATTTTGTACAAAGATTAATAAATGGAGATGAAAAAGTTCGATCTGTCTTAATAGAAAGAAATTTAAGATTAGTAGTTTATATAGCTAGAAAATTTGAAAATACGGGCATATGTATAGAAGATTTAGTATCTGTAGGGACTATAGGTTTAATTAAGGCAGTAAATACTTTTAAGCCAGATAAAAAAATTAAATTAGCAACCTATGCTTCAAGGTGTATAGAAAATGAGATATTAATGTATTTAAGAAGAAATAGTAAAGTAAAAGCAGAGATATCCTTTTATGAGCCTTTAAATATTGATTGGGATGGAAATGAGTTATTACTTTCAGACATATTAGGAACAGATAATGATGAAGTTTATAATTTAATAGAGGATGAAGTAGATAAACAGTTACTATTATTAGCTATGAAAAAATTAAACGAAAGAGAAAAGGAAATAGTTAGATTAAGATTTGGTCTTAATGGAAAAAGAGAAAAAACTCAAAAGGAAGTAGCAGATATGCTTGGTATATCTCAATCCTATATATCAAGATTAGAAAAAAGAATAATTAAGACTCTTAAAAAGGAAATAAATAAAATGGTTTAG
- the sigG gene encoding RNA polymerase sporulation sigma factor SigG, which translates to MIINKVEICGVNTSKLPVLKDKEMKKLLVRIRNGETECREEFIQGNLRLVLSVIKRFNNRGENVDDLFQVGCIGLIKAIDNFDLSQNVKFSTYAVPMIIGEIRRYLRDNNSIRVSRSLRDIAYKALQARDRLIKNNNKEPTVSQIAKELELPREEVVFALDAIQDPVSLFEPIYHDGGDAIFVMDQISDTKNVDENWIENISIKEAMKKLNDREKLILNLRFFDGRTQMEVADEIGISQAQVSRLEKTALKHMRKYV; encoded by the coding sequence ATGATTATTAATAAAGTTGAAATTTGTGGAGTAAATACATCAAAACTACCAGTATTAAAGGATAAAGAAATGAAAAAATTACTGGTAAGGATTAGAAATGGTGAAACAGAATGCAGAGAAGAATTTATACAAGGCAATTTAAGGCTGGTACTGAGTGTAATAAAAAGATTTAACAATCGTGGGGAAAATGTGGATGATCTTTTTCAGGTTGGATGTATAGGTCTTATAAAAGCTATAGATAATTTTGATTTAAGTCAAAATGTAAAATTCTCTACTTATGCTGTTCCTATGATAATCGGAGAAATAAGAAGATACCTAAGAGATAATAATTCTATAAGGGTTAGTAGATCTTTAAGAGATATAGCCTATAAAGCATTGCAGGCTAGAGACAGATTAATAAAAAACAATAATAAAGAGCCAACAGTGTCTCAAATAGCCAAAGAATTAGAACTGCCAAGAGAAGAGGTAGTCTTTGCATTAGATGCTATACAAGATCCAGTATCCTTATTTGAACCTATATATCATGATGGTGGAGATGCCATATTTGTTATGGATCAAATAAGTGATACTAAAAATGTAGATGAAAATTGGATAGAAAATATATCTATAAAAGAAGCTATGAAAAAATTAAATGACAGAGAAAAGCTAATACTTAATTTAAGGTTTTTTGATGGAAGAACTCAAATGGAAGTAGCCGATGAAATAGGTATATCTCAGGCACAGGTATCTAGATTAGAAAAAACTGCTTTAAAACATATGAGGAAATACGTTTAA
- a CDS encoding YlmC/YmxH family sporulation protein → MEQVELYSIESLKNMEIIDLNTGSKMGYIKDLIIDCESYKILSIVLPIQKVGFFNKKEDLEIEWDRIYKIGTDVILVNGENYNLEDN, encoded by the coding sequence ATGGAGCAAGTAGAATTATATTCTATAGAAAGTTTAAAAAATATGGAAATAATAGACCTAAATACTGGTAGTAAAATGGGGTACATAAAGGATTTGATTATAGACTGTGAGTCTTATAAAATATTATCTATAGTTTTACCTATTCAAAAAGTAGGATTCTTTAATAAAAAAGAGGATTTAGAAATAGAGTGGGATAGAATATATAAAATAGGTACAGATGTCATACTGGTAAATGGAGAGAATTATAATTTAGAAGACAATTAG
- the nrdR gene encoding transcriptional regulator NrdR: protein MKCPYCAYGESKVVDSRSTEDGSSIRRRRECLKCNRRYTTYEKIETTPILVIKKNMSREYFDRNKIVNGLMKACQKRPVSRKQIEQIADEVERHISNEMLTEVNTDKIGQIIMKNLKKIDEVSYVRFASVYRQFKDINTFMEEIKNLMDKN from the coding sequence TTGAAGTGTCCCTACTGTGCATACGGAGAAAGCAAAGTGGTAGATTCAAGATCTACAGAAGATGGAAGTTCAATAAGAAGAAGACGAGAATGCCTAAAATGTAATAGAAGATATACTACTTATGAAAAAATAGAAACTACACCTATTCTTGTTATAAAGAAAAATATGAGTAGGGAATATTTTGATAGAAATAAGATAGTAAATGGTCTTATGAAAGCTTGTCAAAAAAGACCAGTATCAAGAAAACAAATTGAACAAATAGCAGATGAAGTAGAAAGGCATATAAGTAACGAAATGCTTACAGAAGTGAATACAGACAAAATAGGGCAAATAATAATGAAAAACTTAAAAAAGATAGATGAGGTATCTTATGTTAGATTTGCTTCTGTATACAGACAGTTTAAAGATATTAATACTTTTATGGAAGAAATCAAAAATTTAATGGATAAAAATTAA
- the pgeF gene encoding peptidoglycan editing factor PgeF, translating into MNFEKINVGSYIFLKLQFKNANFIFSTGENNLNLNRNIEEGKENLNNIKKWFSLQEVFYLNQVHSSIVRNFNDEDKDGDAIVTNEFNKAVGIFTADCVPILLYDKENDAVAAVHSGWRGTYEKIVINTIKKMKENYGTNPENVIASIGPHIKECCYEVSWDLINKFKEEKIYSDYNISHKRNLNMEKCILAQLSYTGVKSENIIRADLCTMCSSDTKFYSYRKEGNIGRQFSFIYLS; encoded by the coding sequence ATGAATTTTGAAAAAATTAATGTGGGATCTTATATTTTTTTGAAATTACAATTTAAAAATGCTAATTTTATATTTTCTACTGGAGAAAATAATTTAAATTTAAATAGAAATATAGAGGAAGGAAAAGAAAATTTAAATAATATAAAAAAATGGTTTTCCTTGCAAGAAGTATTTTATTTAAATCAAGTACACAGTAGTATAGTTAGAAACTTTAATGATGAAGATAAAGATGGAGATGCAATAGTAACTAATGAATTTAATAAAGCTGTAGGGATTTTTACAGCAGATTGTGTCCCTATACTATTATATGATAAAGAAAATGATGCAGTAGCTGCAGTTCATAGTGGCTGGAGGGGCACTTATGAAAAGATAGTTATAAACACCATAAAGAAAATGAAAGAAAATTATGGTACAAATCCAGAAAATGTTATAGCTTCAATAGGACCACATATAAAAGAATGTTGTTATGAAGTAAGTTGGGATTTAATAAATAAGTTTAAAGAAGAAAAAATATATAGTGATTATAATATAAGTCATAAAAGAAATTTAAATATGGAAAAATGTATATTGGCACAATTAAGTTATACAGGAGTTAAGAGTGAAAATATAATTAGAGCAGATTTATGTACTATGTGTAGTTCAGATACTAAATTTTATTCCTATAGAAAAGAAGGAAATATAGGAAGACAATTTTCCTTTATATATTTAAGTTAA
- a CDS encoding response regulator transcription factor, whose amino-acid sequence MAKEKILIVDDEEHICELIKFNLENNGYKCICVLNGIDALEKVKEEKPDLVLLDLMLPGMDGYDVCKEIKKDDNIATTSIIMITAKGDELDKVLGLELGADDYITKPFSVREMVARVKAVLRRKTTINIESKSYALGNIIVDFEKHSLTKEGRKIELTLKEFELLEVLIKNKGKVMTRDFLLDRIWGYEYIGETRTVDVHIRHLRKKIEDDDKNPRYIETIRGIGYRFNGEF is encoded by the coding sequence ATGGCTAAGGAAAAAATACTTATAGTAGATGATGAAGAACATATATGTGAATTAATAAAATTTAATCTAGAAAATAACGGATATAAATGCATTTGCGTTTTAAATGGAATAGATGCATTAGAGAAAGTTAAAGAAGAAAAACCAGATCTAGTACTTTTAGATCTAATGTTACCAGGGATGGATGGATATGATGTATGCAAGGAAATAAAAAAAGATGATAATATAGCTACTACTTCTATAATAATGATTACAGCTAAGGGAGATGAATTAGACAAGGTTTTGGGTTTAGAATTAGGCGCGGATGATTATATAACTAAACCTTTTTCAGTTAGAGAAATGGTGGCTAGAGTAAAAGCAGTACTTAGAAGAAAAACAACCATAAATATAGAATCTAAATCATATGCTTTAGGAAATATAATTGTGGATTTTGAGAAGCATTCCCTTACAAAAGAGGGAAGAAAAATAGAACTTACATTAAAAGAGTTTGAACTTTTAGAAGTTTTAATAAAAAATAAGGGAAAGGTTATGACAAGAGATTTTTTATTAGATAGAATATGGGGATATGAATATATTGGTGAAACTAGAACTGTAGATGTGCATATAAGGCATTTAAGAAAAAAAATAGAAGATGATGATAAGAATCCTAGGTATATTGAAACCATAAGAGGTATAGGGTATAGATTCAATGGTGAATTTTAA
- a CDS encoding HAMP domain-containing protein: protein MKKKLTVSILIILIFTLTIVSSLFLIIINNQHIESSKSRLKNNNSFIMNVIKNQASENIVDFIKDNYKDNDIRVTLIDSKGNILVDSKDNRKELENHNKREEIINSKKHGEAYSLRYSDTRKVESLYFASKINNDYIIRSSIDMNDIKLLEKNYVKYYIFIILFSFIISFLFSSRISMVMIKPIKNLEFVTARIARGDFDRRVIINSEDEIGRLGKTFNSMADILENSLVEVRDKQNRLEAILKSMDSGVIAIDKEFKVIMINPYAKKLFGIKRDIIGENLMDNIRDFELEKALKDKESFYREINILWPEKRTLRVKTTDIISKYDNIGTVAVVQDITDIKKLENMREQFVANVSHELKTPLTSIKGFSETLKYVEDKKNREKFLQIINDEADRLTRLINDILVLSNIEKQKQELIQEEIDLNELIEKVYCLVKKSADDKNIKINIVGEKIPLLIGNKDKYNQMIINLVDNAIKYTELNGVVNIGTKQDKNNILFWVEDTGVGISKEHLDRIFERFYRVDKARSRAEGGTGLGLAIVKHIVLSINGTIEVESEPKKGTKFKVKIPLNAKVNNF from the coding sequence ATGAAAAAAAAATTAACAGTATCAATACTTATAATTTTAATATTTACATTAACTATAGTATCATCGCTCTTTTTAATAATCATTAATAATCAGCATATAGAAAGCAGTAAAAGTAGATTAAAAAATAATAATTCTTTTATAATGAACGTAATAAAAAATCAAGCTTCTGAAAACATAGTTGATTTTATAAAAGATAATTATAAAGATAATGATATAAGAGTAACTTTAATAGACAGTAAAGGAAATATTTTAGTAGATTCTAAAGATAACAGGAAGGAATTGGAAAATCATAATAAAAGAGAAGAAATAATAAATTCAAAAAAACATGGGGAAGCTTATAGCTTAAGATATAGTGACACAAGAAAAGTAGAAAGTCTTTATTTTGCAAGTAAAATTAATAATGATTATATTATAAGAAGTTCTATAGACATGAACGATATAAAATTATTAGAAAAAAATTATGTAAAGTATTATATTTTTATAATATTATTTTCTTTTATTATATCCTTTTTATTTTCATCAAGAATATCAATGGTTATGATAAAACCTATAAAAAATCTTGAATTTGTAACTGCAAGGATAGCAAGGGGAGATTTTGATAGGAGAGTAATAATAAATTCTGAAGATGAAATAGGGCGGCTTGGAAAAACCTTTAATTCCATGGCAGATATATTAGAAAATAGCTTAGTGGAAGTTAGAGATAAGCAAAATAGGTTAGAGGCTATACTTAAAAGTATGGATAGTGGTGTTATAGCTATAGATAAAGAGTTTAAAGTCATTATGATTAACCCCTATGCTAAAAAATTATTTGGTATAAAAAGAGATATAATAGGTGAAAACCTTATGGATAATATAAGAGATTTTGAGCTAGAAAAAGCATTAAAAGATAAAGAATCTTTCTATAGAGAAATTAATATATTATGGCCAGAAAAAAGAACACTTAGAGTAAAGACTACAGATATAATAAGTAAATATGATAATATAGGTACTGTGGCAGTAGTACAAGATATAACAGATATAAAGAAATTAGAAAATATGAGAGAGCAATTTGTGGCAAACGTATCTCATGAATTAAAAACCCCATTAACATCTATAAAAGGTTTTTCAGAAACTTTAAAGTATGTAGAGGATAAAAAAAATAGAGAGAAATTTTTACAAATAATAAATGATGAAGCGGATAGACTTACAAGATTAATAAATGACATATTAGTGTTGTCTAATATAGAAAAGCAAAAACAGGAATTAATACAAGAAGAAATAGACTTAAATGAATTAATTGAAAAAGTATACTGTTTAGTAAAAAAATCTGCAGATGATAAAAATATAAAAATAAATATTGTAGGGGAAAAAATACCTTTGTTAATAGGAAATAAGGATAAATATAATCAAATGATAATAAATTTAGTAGATAACGCTATTAAATATACAGAACTTAATGGTGTAGTGAATATAGGAACAAAACAAGATAAAAATAATATACTATTTTGGGTAGAGGATACAGGAGTAGGTATTTCAAAAGAGCATTTAGATAGAATATTTGAAAGATTTTATAGAGTAGATAAAGCAAGATCTAGAGCTGAAGGTGGAACAGGATTAGGATTAGCTATAGTAAAGCATATAGTTTTAAGTATTAATGGGACAATAGAAGTAGAAAGTGAACCTAAAAAAGGTACTAAATTCAAAGTGAAAATACCTTTAAATGCAAAGGTAAATAACTTTTAA